The DNA segment CATCCCAGTTCACTTTGACAAAGCCATTCTCTGGTTTATCCCATTTCTGTAAACCCCTAGCAGGTACTGAAATCTGGTTTTCCTTCAACTGTAAACTTTGAGCCTTCTTATATTCTACCAAGGCTTCCCTGGCTGTTCTGAGCACTGCTGTTGGGCAAGACATCTGTTGTTCAAAAACAAAACTGTTTCTGCGTAACCATAAGTTTCGGAACACCATTGCCACTTCTTCTAGCTGATTCCGATCCATACTCTGCATCATTTTCTCCCATAGCACCATGAAGCCATCTTCTATTCTACTCCATTTGTGGACTCTACCATCAAACTCTGCCCAGATGTCATTTGCTGCTGGACATGTCCAGAGGACATGCTCAACAGTTTCTATTTCTACTTTACAAACTGGACAGGACCTCTCTTTTACCACCTTTCTTCTAAAAAGGTTCTCCTTGGTAGGTAGTAGGTTATTTCCAGCCTTCCACAAGAACATTTTTGTTACATTAGGTACAATGAGATCCCAGATTTTTCTCCATCTTTCATCCATatcattccctgatgagcactCCCCCTTCTTGTTCTTCAACCTCTCCAACTGTAGGTAATAAGCACTCTTAACCGAGAAAACACCCTTCTTGGAAGGGCCCCATACCAACTTGTCTTGTGCTAACCCTCTACTAAGGGGAATGCTTAGAATCTGTTGAGCTTCCTCTTGGTTGAAGATAGTTCGAATTTTAACTTCATTCCACTCCCCCTTATCCTTATCAACTAACTCTTCAACTTTTGCATCCTCCTGTAAAACAGTCATAGGTGATTGTATTGCAAAAGATGAAGGGGAAGACAACCATTTATCACCCCATATTTTTATCTTACTGCCATCCCCCACCCTCCACCTTATACCTTCTTTCACCAAGTCCCTAGCTTCCCACAAACTCCTCCATATCAGAGAAGGCTTAAAACTCAATTTGGCATCCAGGTAGTTGGAATGCTTGAAGTACTTTTCTTTGAAGATCACACCAGCTAAGGAATCAGGAGCCTTTATTagtctccacccttgtttagctaaTAGGGCCAGGTTAAAAGATTCCAAGTCCCTAAAGCCTAAACCTCCCTTCCATTTCTGCACTCCCATCTTCTCCCATGTCCTCCAGTGAATACATTTACCTTCTTGTTTCttaccccaccaaaattttgagTAGAGCATATTAATCTCCTGACAAAGCTTCTTGGGTAGCTTGAACACTGACATGGTATAAGTTGGAATGGCCTGTAGCACTGCCTTAATCATTATTTCTTTCCCAGCTTGGGAAAGAAAAGTGTTTTTCCAACTTGTTATCTTCTGCCATACTCTCTCTTTTAGAACTCTAAAAGTATTGAAACTTGATCTTCCAACTATTGCAGGGAGTCCCAAATACTTCTCATATGTACCACAAACCACTGAGTTCCCAGCCTCCATTATCCTCTTTCTATCCCCTTCCTTTGTGTTGCTGCTGAAAAAAACTGAAGTCTTCTCCTTATTAAGGAACTGACCCGAtgctttttcatatttcttcaaTACCTCCTGTAGCCTCTTCCATTCTTCTAGTTTTGCTCTCCCAAAGAGGATGCAGTCATCTGCAAACAGCAGATGGTTGATGCTGGTACCTCCTCGAGTCACCTGTACTCCCTTTGTAACCTTCTGATTTTCATAAAAGTTTAAAAGAGAGCTTAACCCTTCAGCACAAAGGATGAAAAGGTAGGGTGACAAAGGATCACCTTGCCTCAAACCCCTTTTAGGCCAGAATTTTATACCCGGAAAACCATTGATAAGAACAGAAAAGGAAACAGATTTGACACAGCTCATGACCAGTTTAACCCATTtttcatgaaaacccagtttgtTCATAATGGACTCCAAAAACAACCACTCAACTCGATCATAAGCTTTTGACATATCTAGTTTGATGGCCATACTTCCTAATCTCCCCTTCTGCCTAGATTTCATGGAATGCAACAATTCATAAGCTACCATTACATTATCAGTAATTAACCTCCTAGGCAAAAAGGCACTTTGGGTTGGGGAAATAATCTTTGAAAGAATCTGTTTAAGCCTATTTGAGATAGCCTTGGAAACTATTTTGTACATAACATTACAAAGGCTTATTGGTCTAAAATCACTAGCTTTCTTTGGTTCTTTACACTTAGGAATCAAGGCTATATGGGTATGGTTAAGACCAGGGTCCATGGGATTGCCATTTAGAAAGTGTAGAGCATTTAGACATACCTCTTCAGCAACTACCCCCCAGTGGTTCTGATAAAAACATGGGCCAAAACCATCTAGTCCCGGAGCTTTTAATGGGGCCATTTGTTTCAAAGCTTGCTCCACTTCCTCCCTAGAGAAGCTCTTTATCAATGCAGCATTCATAGAAGGAGTTACTCTCTCTTCCAGCCCCACCAGGCACTCCTCAATCTCCTCACTACCAGGCTTAGAGGACTGAAACAGCTTCTCAAAGTATGATCTGAATGTTATTTCCACATCTTTGTACCCCACCTTCCTTCTATTGTCTTCATCATACACTGAGTTTATGAAATTCTTCCTTCTCCTCTGATTAGCACAAGCCTGGAAGTATTTGGTATTCCTATCTCCATGCCTATACCAATTACATtttgccctttgtttccacttcaaattttccttttctaatAAAACATGCAATACCTTTTTTAAGCTTCTTATTTCACCTATATTACTGTTGTTCTCCTCTAGTTGTAAGCTTGCTAGTAGTTTGGTTTTGGCTTCAATCTCCTTTTCTCCCCCCAACCTTTTCCCTTTGCTCCATTTTTGTAAAGCAACCCCACTTTCCTGCAGTAGAACTACCACAGATCTAGCATTTAACACttcattacctttttttttccacaCCTTTTTGAGAATCCCCTCACAATCATCTTCTAGAGCCCAACATGCTTCATATTTAAAGCCTCTTTTCCTCCTCCATCTTCTATCTTCTGGTTTCAGGATGTGTACCAACAAAGGCTTATGATCTGAAGTTCTGGCCACCAGAACCTCTACCCATGTTTCTTTATAGGACTCGATCCATTCATGATTTGCTAAAGCTCTGTCCAATCTTTCCTTAGTGAAAGACTCATCCTCATGAGAGTTACTCCAAGTGAACTTCTGCCCTTTCCAACCCAGATCATAAAGGTTTCCCTCCTGCAGCACCTCTCTAAACATCTCCATTAGTTCTTCAGTCCTTGTTCTTCCCCCCCATTTTTCATCATTTgtgagaatttcattaaaatctcccacTATAAACCACCCAGCCTTGTTTGGAGGTTTAAAAGACTTCAACATATTCCAAACTTCCCTTCTTTTTGCAGCTTGTGGCTCTCCATAAAAACATGTTAATAACCAGCTCTTCTCCCCTTCCTCTTCTACCCACACATTGATGTGTCTTTGAGAATAGTTAATGATTTCCACTCTCATGCATGACTTCCATAGCAAGATCATACCCCCACTCTTTCCCAAAGCTTCTACCACAAAACAACCCTCACATAGTAACCTCTTTTTTAAACTGTCAAAACTTTTTCTCATGGACTTAGTCTCCATTACAAAGACTAAGCTGGGATTATTTTTCTCTGCCATATTGTAGAGATCTTGAACTGTCTGAGGGTTCCCCAaccctcgacagttccaactcaagattttcataatGCTTGGCGGGGCTGAAAAACAGCCTCCGCCACTACAATGGAATTTTCAAGCTTCTCACCCTCACTGCCCCAACTTCCTTTCTTGTGCCTTCCTGTACTCTCTCCTACCACATCCTCATCATAgcctctttttttctctttaactATTAGAGTTTCAGCCACCTCCTTCttccctttaactctagctttccttttccaaCCTCCCTTTTTCTGTATCTGTTTCATCACTTCAGTACTCACCCCTTCTACCTCCTTCCCTTCCCTTATCACTAATACATTACACTCAGTATCCTCAGACAGATTCTCACCCTTATTGTTATTTTCTGTCCCTGCACCCATAAACTCCTGTGTACCCTTCTCAGTATTGTTCTTTTCCCCTTTATCTTGACTTTTTTCTATCTCCTCTTCTGTCCTTCCACCTTTCTCAATCTTATCACTCACATCAACCTCTCCCTTCTCCCAACCAGGTTCCCTCTCAGTCATCTCCTTGCTTTTTTGACTCCCCATCTCACTCATTTTCTCTTCCACTTTCCTCCACCAATTCGActcctccctcctccctctacCTTCATTGAAGACCTTTGGTTTTTGAGCAAACTTTGCCCGCAACCAAGAGCCATATTGTTGCTCCTCACCCTCCTTTGCCAACCTATCTCCAGTACATCCCTCCTCTCCATGGACAATACACCCACAAGAGAAGCAAATTTTAGGTAACTTCTCATATGTAAAGGGAACCCAAAAACTGCTCCCTCTCACATTGATTGTTCTCCCTCTTGCAATTGGCTTAGCTAAATCCAGATGAACCTGGATTCTCAAGAAATTCCCCCAACCACTGCCATCCTCCTGCACTTCTACATCCTCCACCTTCCCAACCGAACTTCCTATTTGCTCAGCTTTTGATTTTGTCATACACGAGAGAGGCAAATCATGAACTCTCATCCAGAAGCTCTCCGAATCAAACTTGACTCGATTAATGGGAGTAAACCCCTCAAAATCCTTAAGCACTAGAAGCTGGTTGTCAAACAACCAAGGTCTACCAGACCATACTCTTTCTTTGTCAGCAATCGTCTCAAAACTTAAGACAAAGACATTCGAGCATACCTCAGTTAGCTTCACAGCCTTGCTTAACCTCCATATCTTTGCCAACGTAGCTTCCAGTACCTCCTTGCTTATCATTCTTGATGAACAAATTTTCCCCAACAGACTCCTCTGTTCTTTGTAATCCAGTTCAGACGTAGAGTCGTCATCCAGGTTGATATCCACTTGCTCCTCTTCCCTCAGCTTTAACCTCTTCCATTTCTCCTCTAAGGATTCCATTCTGTCTTCCTCTGAGAATTCGTCTGTCCGTGTTTCTGCTCAAAATGCAGAACTCCTTAACCTTCCGCCACCCCCTAGCCACCGTAGGCACGCCTATCTCACCCTCTCTCTGTGTCTGTAACCACCTCCACCACTACTCTCTACGGtccaaaaactcaaaaaaccGTTATAACAAACTTCACGTGCCTATCGCACCACTCACACACCACCTCTTTTttcagagagaaaaaagagaggagaatCCTAAGAAGATATAGGACTTTACAACAGTTTTTGCTGGGAGTATAGAGTTACGTTTTTCTTCGTTTTCATGACAAAGATCAAGTACTAAAAAGGCTCTTATATGCACTATAGGGGGCGGCAGCGTTGGATTATTGTTGCGGTTATTGCCTTATGATATTATATGGTTGATTGCTTGGGGGTGGAAAGGTTTTGTAAAGCCCTTTAAGGAGCCAAGTAAAATTGAATTTTCTTCCGAAGATTGTGCAACTCCAGGGGAATGGAGGTTGGCAAATGAGGACTTGCTATGTCCAATCTTGTTGCGGCCAAATTCCTAATCTGCccaccagaaaaaaaaaatgaaattgaaaagaaagCATAAGCTTTATATATCAGGAACACATGAAAGTAAATAGGCCTTCGATGTCATCTTGAGTTATTTGTAATGCTCTTTCAAAGTAGAGTAGGTTTCATCAGTTTTATGGCAATGATGTGCCAATTTGTCTCTGAACATCTCTTCTCTGTTTAGAAATTAGATCAGACCACTCTTGAAACCACAAAACAATACCTCTTTTGCTTCCcactaggggtggcaatatattacacgacccattaacccaATGCGaatacgacacgataatagcgggttagggtttagtcttaacgggttcaggtcaaaacgggttgacccgttaagacacgattacttaacgggttgataatgggttaacccattttgacccgttatgacacgttatgacacgttaagaaagttgaaattacaattataccctttacccaaaagtaaaattgttagaattttaatttcgatatttttattatttagattgtaattttagacttgtagttagttttataatttttatagatattgtgattttaacatttataaaaaattatattaaatttaatcaagtcaaacatgTTAATTTTAGGTATAtttaacccatttacataaatattttgaaacggGTCATATTGTTTCGTGTTaacctatttagtaatattcactaatgggtcaaaacgggttgacacgacacgacacgttatattaatgggtcgtgttagggtttgagattttgacatgataagcttaacgggtcgggttagggtttacctatatagtataatatacatactttgACACGACATGAACTCGATTTGACACCCTTACTTCCCACGTTGTGTACATTAGTTATGTGTCTATTACTTATTTCTTTTGCCAccatcttttttaaaagaaactaaattggatcttttttgacattttttttgaaGCCCAAGTCAGTTAAAAGGTCACGCTAGTCACTACTCATAACTCGAGAATCAGAAATACACCTTGAGCAACCTTCTAATGCCATGTtaacagaaatattcaaagaaaaaatcaacGAGAATCAAcctcaagaaaacaaaatgaaaatgaaggtCAGATTGTAACAATACTAGCTCTTTGCGCGTTGTATGCATACTTCTATTACCATCTGTTCAATTGTGAAGGGATTGGCCATACAGAATAGAATCGTGACAATCGTCTATTTCTAGTCCCATATTGAGAAGGTATCGATGTGGATATGGATAGTTCTGAGTATAAATATAAAGCACGCAGGATTGAGCAACATACTTACCTGGACGGGGTCAATAAGTGATCACGAAGGCTTATGGCCTAGGTTGGTGACCTCCATTGCACATAGGAGGGGTGCCCGCCTAAGGTCTCCCCAAGTGGGAGAGCCTACGTCATAATTTGTGGCAGTGGGGGCCTGCGTTCGCGCGGCCCCTGCCTGGTATATATTCAAACTGTTTTATCAACTGACTTTCTCCCTCAGGTCTCAGCTAAAGAACTATAATAAATTCCCTGATCTCTCTATATATTCATAGATAAGGGAATGGTAAGAAAAAGGGTACAAGAGATCTATGGTGGATAGTAAAGATTGGGTTTAGCGTAGACAAGCTGGAGGAGACTCAAAATGGGAATGCTTCTTGATATATCTTAGGAAGCGGCTCAACTGGCGAGGTTGTGTACGTGCAGCAAAGTTAGCActtgaatgcattttttgagcCGATCACCATGTGCAGCCATTGAAACTGGCTTGTTTTATCATGTGGTTAATAAGTTCTATATCTTGTGGTTATTAtacaaaaaatctatttacaggCTTGTTTATTGACGTTCATCGATTCAAAAGCCTTCCACATCAGTTAGTATAATAGAAGTATTCGTGTTTAGCCTTATTGTAAAACAACACGATTTCGACTCTTGTGCATGTAGCACACTAGCACTTCATTTCAATTTCACTGCATCAGTGAACAACAATATACGCAGATGCAAAATCACCAAGTTACCTGAAAACAGTACTAAAGCTAGAGCCAGTCAAGTGGTTACTCTTGCAGTCATGATCTTGTGGGGACGGCGGATAGTTTGAGAGCCATATTTTATAGCTTCTAGATGACAATGAAAATGCTACACCACATACAAGTAATTGCAATCACCTATTTTCTGTATAATGTCGGAAATACTCTGTTGTTTGTATTCTATTCTATTAAGGTTATCTCATCATGATGTTAAACAATCTCTCACTGTATTTCCTGACATTATGGTTAAAAATCAGGCTTGAAGACGGAAGGTTTCATATAATTTACTATTAATCTttcaaattcaataaaaaaaaatggaaaaaattttTAAGCAAACTTTGGGAAGGGTTGCCCGCCTAAGGTCTTCACACTGTGGGAGAGCCTGCGTCATAATTTGTGCCAGTGGGAGCCTGCTTTATCACGGCCCCTGCCTGTCGTTTTTAGTTTAAACTCTAAATCTGAAGCATGATTTATTATTGGGTTTACCAGACTTTCTTTATTGTATGAACTCGTGACTCGTGAGAGATTCCTATCCCAACACCTGTATTTCAGTTTTTCTCCTTACGGCAACAAAGCAAAGCCATCATtttcttgagggaaaccaaGCCATTTTATTATATGCCCTCGATAGTTGTCGACTACTACCTCTTTATGTTGTAGGTGAGTCTGATTTTGCCATCCCCTTTCAGGGAAGGTGTTCAAAAAAAGTGTTCCAACTCTCATCGATTCTCATCGGTTTAACAAGTCAGAAAACAGGATTGTCTACTTCTTTGCGTCATTTGGTTACTGGCCGACGCTCCCACCGCATTATATTTTGCTCAGACAAAAGTTTTTCTTCGTTTTCATGACAAAGATCAAGTACTAAAAAGGCTCTTATATGCACTATAGGGGGCGGTAGCTTTGGATTATTGTTGCGGTTATTGCCTTATGATATTATATGGTGGATTGCTTGGGGGTGGAAAGGTTTTGTAAAGCCCTTTAAGGAGCCAAGTAAAATTGAATTTTCTTCCAAAGATTGTACAACTCGAGGGGAATGGAGGCTGGCAAATGAGGACTTGCTATGTCCAATCTTGTTGCGGCCAAATTCCTAATCCGCCcaccaggaaaaaaaatgaaattgaaaagaaagCATAAGCTTTATAGTTCAGAACGCATGAAAGTAGATAGGCCTTCGACGTCATCTTGAGTTATTTGTAATGCTCTTTCAAAGTAGAGTAGGTTTCATCTGTTTTACGGCAATGATGTGCCAATTTGTCTCTGAACATTTCTTCTCTGTTAGAAATTAGATCAGACCACTCTTGAAACCACAAAACAATACCTCTTTTGCTCCCCACTTTGTGTACATTAGTTATGTGTCTATTACTTATTTCTTTTGCCAccatcttttttaaaagaaactaaattggatctttttgacatttttttttaagcccaAGTCAGTTAAAGGTCACGGCAGTCACTACTCATAACTCGAGAATCAGAAATACACCTTGAGCAACCTTCTAATGCCATGCtaacagaaatattcaaagaaaaaatcaacaagaatcaacctcaagaaaacaaaatgaaaatgaaggtCAGATTGTAACAAAACTAGCTCTTTTCGCGTTGTATGCATACTTCTGTTACCATCTGTTCAATTGTGAAGGGATTGGCTATACAGAATAGAATCGTGACAATCGTCTATTTCTAGTCCCATATTGAGAAGGTATCGATGTGGATATGGATAGTTCTGAGTATAAATATAAAGCACGCAGGATGGAGCAACATACTTACCTGGACGGGGTCAATAAGTGATCACGAAGGCTTATGGCCTAGGTTGGTGACCTCCATTGCACATAGGAGGGGTGCCCGCCTAAGGTCTCCCCAAGTGGGAGAGCCTACGTCATAATTTGTGGCAGTGGGGGCCTGCGTTCGCGCGGCCCCTGCCTGATATATATTCAAACTGTTTCTGCATCGAACGGTCTCCTTTCTCTTGTTTCTTACTCAAGTTCGAGAAGCTGCACTTTCAAGGACCAAACATTTAAGTTAGGTCCaggatttagaaaatattgtattGATTGATACGGCACAACTACTTTGAGGCGGTGGAATATGAAGCCAACAcattctgttttggtttccatcATTTAATTTGTCAAGCGACTTTAGCCTTTTCTTACCCCCGGCGGCCTCCTTTAACTTTTACCACCTACCAATCGTTCCACTTATCAGTCACAAGACAAACAAGTCCTTATATTCACCACAGAGGGCCCAACTCCACCTGAAGTTTCTTGGCAGTTGTTGTCTTTAGACCAGACCAAAGTTCCATATATTAATCATTATTCGATTGAAATGCTGAGGAAACAATGAATATTattccaaaagaaaagaaacaaaattgttGGAGTCTTGGAGAATCCAATAAAATATTCTCTGCATGCAGACATGGAAGAGTGTTGGAGTTGTCCAGAAGCTAGGCACCTTTAGCCTAGTACGTACTTGGTGGTATTATATATAGGTAATAACCAACATAAAATTCTATCACTCTCTTCCATACCCATGCAAAATCCAACCCAGTATTATTTTACGAAATTCTTGCTAGCATAGTCTGTGACACCATTTTCACCACTATATATTGCTGTCTTTGTGTCATGGAGGTTGATTCATCGAGGATTTCTCTCCGTCCGTTCAAGCTAACAGACGTGGATGATTTTATGTTATGGGCAGGCGATGATCAAGTGACAAGAAACCTAACATGGAAGACTTTTACCTCTAAGGAAGAGGCTTTGACTTTCATCAAGGATGTTTGCATACCCCACCCTTGGCATCGATCCATATGTATCGATGACCGTTCGATCGGCTTCATCTCCGTTTTCCCGTGGTCCGGGGATGACAGGTGTAAGGCTGATATAGGGTATGGAATTGCCACGAAGTATTGGGGCCAAGGGATAACTACCAGGGTAGTGAAGATCGCTCTCTCACAAGTGTTCAAAGATTTCCCTGATCTGGTAAGGTTGCAAGCTTTTGTATATGTGGAAAATAAAGCCTCCCAGAGGGTATTAGATAAAGCTGGGTTCCAAAGGGAAGGGCTACTAAGGAAGTATACCTTTGTTAAGGGGAGACTTGTAGATCTACTTCTCTATAGTGTTTTATCAACTGACTCCCTCCCTACAGATCCTCAGGGCTCAGCTTAAGaattataataaattctatatatagaTAAGGGTATGGTAAGAAAAAGGGTACATGCAAGAGATCTATGGTGGATAGTAAAGACGGGGGTTAAGGAAGGTTGACATGATGCTGGGGGAGACTCAAAACAGGAATGGTTCTTGATATATCTCGAGAAGCGGCCCAACTGGTGAGGTTGTGTGCAGCAAAGTTAGCACCTTTGTTCATTTTTTGAGCCGATCACCATATGCAGCCGTTGAGACTGGCTTGTTTTATCTTGTGGTTAATAAATTCTATATCTACTATGATGTTCTTATTGCTTATTTTATGGAAGCCTTTCacatcaattaatttaaaagagtATCGGTATTAAGCCTTACATTTAAAACTACATGATTTCTTCTCTTGTGCAGTTGTGCATGTCACTATCACTTCATTTCAATTTCACTGCATCAGCGAACAACCATATACGCACTACGCAGATCTTGTGGGTACAGAGGATAGTTTGAGAGCCATATTTTATAGCTTCCAGATTAGAGTGAAAATGCTACACAAACAATGAATTGCAATTATCTTTATTCTATTAAAGTtatctcatcattttatttcattcatCTATCCCAACCCTTCACATGTTAAACAATCTCTCACTTTATTTTCTGAcattatgattaaaaataagGTTCGAAGACGGAAATTACTCTTTcaataaaaagggaaaataaaaaactttacaCCTTGAAGTGTTATTGAGTTTGGAGGAATTTGACAAAAGAGTTATATATTTTACTTGagtgaacaaaaaaacaaatcgTATCGAGTGCAATAATTTTACTTCATAATGcaacttcctctctctctcgcggTATGAACATACAATGCAAACTATGAGCCAACTGTACAAAGGTGCTTCTGCAGTAATCAGACTGCAACagcaatacatatataatttttacacaaaCCCTAT comes from the Carya illinoinensis cultivar Pawnee chromosome 8, C.illinoinensisPawnee_v1, whole genome shotgun sequence genome and includes:
- the LOC122318249 gene encoding uncharacterized N-acetyltransferase p20-like is translated as MEVDSSRISLRPFKLTDVDDFMLWAGDDQVTRNLTWKTFTSKEEALTFIKDVCIPHPWHRSICIDDRSIGFISVFPWSGDDRCKADIGYGIATKYWGQGITTRVVKIALSQVFKDFPDLVRLQAFVYVENKASQRVLDKAGFQREGLLRKYTFVKGRLVDLLLYSVLSTDSLPTDPQGSA